A region from the Aphis gossypii isolate Hap1 chromosome 1, ASM2018417v2, whole genome shotgun sequence genome encodes:
- the LOC114119490 gene encoding protein halfway isoform X2: protein MSKRSLYLIVFIFYINVKIIQCDELPPCYNQPAESCPLQNKCKCVKTGESALFCCQIQSNEDLIKNFECSGAKLSTITALHIYNMTADNFNFGKFSPELSRLISFSITNSYINRLLGRLEYMHQITCLNLSNNAFGTEWQDPLALENLKMLAMLDFSNVNISSLPTIKSQVPMFWLDVSNNIKIHCSSLLELMERSRNAKYKLYFKKYNETFCMSSLSFHWFNSTEKVALNQVEIINKLYEDCPLNCSCKWHGIEMVQETKTLHTVEVDCSNKQLSSLPENLPENTVLLNVTNNNITNIDLLVSDQTYKTLRFFYADENKISNLLSLEGSTFIENYAVLSLKLNQLKTLPMYILQNSFTRFEGHIVNLGGNELQCDCSTAKSLKIWLLTNHIHIPDYNEILCSNMQHKLKVIDLDQKLVCIKKADWTHYMYYVIAAELSVLLLLIGKVSYDYWVFKTAGYLPWPASKMPKLPCDWIFE from the exons ATGAGTAAaagaagtttatatttaatagtttttattttctacattaatgtaaaaattattcaatgtgATGAATTACCACCATGTTACAACCAGCCTGCAGAATCTTGcccattacaaaataaatgcaaatgtGTGAAAACTGGTGAATCAGCATTATTTTGCTGCCAAATTCAGTCAAATGAAGACTTGATAAAAAACTTTGAGTGTTCAG gtgcTAAGTTATCAACAATTACAGCTTTACACATTTACAACATGACAGctgacaattttaattttggaaaattttcACCAGAATTAAGCCGTTTGATCtcattttcaattacaaatagttatattaaccGACTACTTGGTCGTTTAGAGTATATGCATCAAATTACTTGCTTAAATTTATCTAACAATGCTTTTGGTACAGAATGGCAAGATCCTTTAGCATTGgaaaatcttaaaatgttGGCTATGTTAGATTTttctaatgtaaatatatcaaGTTTACCTACCATAAAAAGTCAAGTGCCAATGTTTTGGCTGGATGTTTCAA ataatataaagattCATTGCTCAAGTCTTCTAGAGCTTATGGAAAGATCAAGAAATGCCAAGTACAAattgtactttaaaaaatataatgaaacattttgtatGTCATCTCTGTCATTTCATTGGTTTAACTCTACAGAAAAAGTTGCATTAAATCAGGTGGAAATTATTAACAAG CTATACGAAGATTGTCCATTGAATTGTAGTTGTAAATGGCATGGCATAGAAATGGTACAAGAAACAAAGACATTGCATACTGTAGAAGTAGATTGTTCAAATAAACAACTATCAAGTTTACCAGAAAACCTGCCAGAAAACACTGTGTTACTAAATGTcaccaataataat attaccAATATAGACTTATTGGTATCAGATCAAACTTACAAAACgttgagatttttttatgctgatgaaaataaaatatctaacctTTTATCCTTGGAAGGTTCAACTTTCATAGAAAACTATGCTGTTTTGAGTTTGAAACTAAATCAATTGAAAaca ttgccTATGTATATACTTCAAAATTCCTTTACTAGATTTGAGGGACATATTGTGAACTTGGGTGGAAATGAACTTCAATGTGACTGCAGTACTGCAAAATCATTAAag ataTGGTTGTTAACAAATCATATTCATATTCCAGACTACAATGAAATTTTATGCAGTAATATGCaacacaaattaaaa gtaatagaCTTGGATCAAAAATTGGTGTGCATTAAAAAAGCTGATTGGacacattatatgtattatgtgatTGCTGCAGAATTGTCAGTACTTTTGCTGTTGATTGGAAAAGTATCATATGATTATTGGGTATTCAAAACGGCTGGATATTTACCATGGCCTGCATCCAAAATGCCAAAGCTCCCTTGTGATTGGATATTTGAATAA
- the LOC114119490 gene encoding protein halfway isoform X1, producing MEIHDMSKRSLYLIVFIFYINVKIIQCDELPPCYNQPAESCPLQNKCKCVKTGESALFCCQIQSNEDLIKNFECSGAKLSTITALHIYNMTADNFNFGKFSPELSRLISFSITNSYINRLLGRLEYMHQITCLNLSNNAFGTEWQDPLALENLKMLAMLDFSNVNISSLPTIKSQVPMFWLDVSNNIKIHCSSLLELMERSRNAKYKLYFKKYNETFCMSSLSFHWFNSTEKVALNQVEIINKLYEDCPLNCSCKWHGIEMVQETKTLHTVEVDCSNKQLSSLPENLPENTVLLNVTNNNITNIDLLVSDQTYKTLRFFYADENKISNLLSLEGSTFIENYAVLSLKLNQLKTLPMYILQNSFTRFEGHIVNLGGNELQCDCSTAKSLKIWLLTNHIHIPDYNEILCSNMQHKLKVIDLDQKLVCIKKADWTHYMYYVIAAELSVLLLLIGKVSYDYWVFKTAGYLPWPASKMPKLPCDWIFE from the exons ATGGAAATACACG ATATGAGTAAaagaagtttatatttaatagtttttattttctacattaatgtaaaaattattcaatgtgATGAATTACCACCATGTTACAACCAGCCTGCAGAATCTTGcccattacaaaataaatgcaaatgtGTGAAAACTGGTGAATCAGCATTATTTTGCTGCCAAATTCAGTCAAATGAAGACTTGATAAAAAACTTTGAGTGTTCAG gtgcTAAGTTATCAACAATTACAGCTTTACACATTTACAACATGACAGctgacaattttaattttggaaaattttcACCAGAATTAAGCCGTTTGATCtcattttcaattacaaatagttatattaaccGACTACTTGGTCGTTTAGAGTATATGCATCAAATTACTTGCTTAAATTTATCTAACAATGCTTTTGGTACAGAATGGCAAGATCCTTTAGCATTGgaaaatcttaaaatgttGGCTATGTTAGATTTttctaatgtaaatatatcaaGTTTACCTACCATAAAAAGTCAAGTGCCAATGTTTTGGCTGGATGTTTCAA ataatataaagattCATTGCTCAAGTCTTCTAGAGCTTATGGAAAGATCAAGAAATGCCAAGTACAAattgtactttaaaaaatataatgaaacattttgtatGTCATCTCTGTCATTTCATTGGTTTAACTCTACAGAAAAAGTTGCATTAAATCAGGTGGAAATTATTAACAAG CTATACGAAGATTGTCCATTGAATTGTAGTTGTAAATGGCATGGCATAGAAATGGTACAAGAAACAAAGACATTGCATACTGTAGAAGTAGATTGTTCAAATAAACAACTATCAAGTTTACCAGAAAACCTGCCAGAAAACACTGTGTTACTAAATGTcaccaataataat attaccAATATAGACTTATTGGTATCAGATCAAACTTACAAAACgttgagatttttttatgctgatgaaaataaaatatctaacctTTTATCCTTGGAAGGTTCAACTTTCATAGAAAACTATGCTGTTTTGAGTTTGAAACTAAATCAATTGAAAaca ttgccTATGTATATACTTCAAAATTCCTTTACTAGATTTGAGGGACATATTGTGAACTTGGGTGGAAATGAACTTCAATGTGACTGCAGTACTGCAAAATCATTAAag ataTGGTTGTTAACAAATCATATTCATATTCCAGACTACAATGAAATTTTATGCAGTAATATGCaacacaaattaaaa gtaatagaCTTGGATCAAAAATTGGTGTGCATTAAAAAAGCTGATTGGacacattatatgtattatgtgatTGCTGCAGAATTGTCAGTACTTTTGCTGTTGATTGGAAAAGTATCATATGATTATTGGGTATTCAAAACGGCTGGATATTTACCATGGCCTGCATCCAAAATGCCAAAGCTCCCTTGTGATTGGATATTTGAATAA